The Antarcticibacterium sp. 1MA-6-2 genome has a window encoding:
- a CDS encoding TrmH family RNA methyltransferase: MQLSHNEHISQLKKFPLIVLSDNLIGDANLGSLFRLADAFNIEKVVFCGTPVDISSNRLKKTARTTFQTVFYEQWESTEEALKSYLLRGYYPMALEITEDSVPINSLSFEDKDKVLLVVGNERYGISSEVLDLINKKIYIKMFGHNSSMNVAQATGIALYEITKTLPPFHEK, translated from the coding sequence ATGCAGCTATCACATAACGAACACATTTCACAATTAAAGAAATTTCCGCTAATTGTTCTTTCAGATAATCTTATTGGGGATGCAAACCTGGGAAGCCTCTTTCGACTTGCAGATGCTTTCAATATTGAAAAAGTGGTTTTTTGCGGTACACCAGTCGATATCAGCAGTAACAGGTTGAAAAAAACAGCTAGGACCACTTTTCAAACAGTATTTTATGAACAATGGGAAAGTACAGAGGAGGCGCTTAAAAGTTACCTTTTGCGTGGCTATTATCCAATGGCCCTGGAAATAACAGAAGATAGTGTTCCAATTAATAGTCTTAGCTTTGAAGATAAGGATAAGGTGCTTCTAGTTGTAGGAAATGAGAGGTATGGTATTTCCTCAGAAGTTCTCGATCTAATCAATAAAAAAATTTATATAAAAATGTTTGGCCACAACAGCAGCATGAACGTCGCCCAGGCCACAGGTATTGCTCTTTATGAAATTACAAAAACACTTCCTCCCTTTCATGAGAAATAA
- a CDS encoding AI-2E family transporter, with the protein MNAKSFSYGILRAVGIMVGIFLLLYFLYTIQSVLVYIAVAAVISLIGRPVVIFLRSTLRIPNQIAVVMVLLLVLSVFVGIILVFVPIVIEQTYHLGQIDIEAFKSDINELNDQVNTYLGVEEINILESLRQSEFMRSLDMNMIPRFLNSVFGILGATLIAVFSIIFISFFLLKDSKLMLNSILVFANKGEEDKFQRVFNKIKILLSRYFVGLTLQITVLFILYILLLSIFEINNPVAIAFICAILNLVPYLGPIFAGILMALFVISSNLGADFQTFILPRVVYVMLGYGIAQLIDNFISQPLIFGASVRSHPLEIFLIILIAGLLFGVVGMVVAIPFYTALKVIAKESLSEYKIVKRLTRDL; encoded by the coding sequence GTGAACGCTAAATCTTTTTCTTACGGAATTTTACGGGCAGTAGGTATAATGGTGGGAATTTTCCTGCTATTGTATTTTTTATACACTATTCAAAGTGTACTTGTTTATATAGCTGTTGCCGCAGTAATATCGCTAATAGGCCGTCCTGTCGTTATCTTTTTACGATCTACCTTACGCATTCCAAATCAAATAGCAGTAGTAATGGTCCTTCTCCTGGTCCTCTCTGTTTTTGTAGGAATTATTTTAGTTTTTGTACCTATAGTCATTGAACAAACTTATCATCTTGGGCAGATAGACATAGAAGCCTTTAAAAGCGATATTAACGAATTAAATGATCAGGTAAATACCTATTTGGGTGTAGAAGAAATTAATATCCTCGAGAGCCTTAGGCAAAGCGAATTTATGAGGAGCCTTGATATGAATATGATTCCAAGATTTCTCAATAGTGTTTTTGGTATTCTTGGTGCTACTCTTATTGCTGTTTTTTCTATAATTTTTATTTCATTTTTCCTTCTTAAAGACAGTAAATTGATGCTTAATAGTATCCTTGTTTTTGCTAATAAAGGGGAAGAAGATAAATTCCAGAGGGTTTTTAATAAGATAAAAATTCTTTTATCTCGATATTTCGTAGGGCTTACCCTCCAAATCACTGTACTTTTTATCCTCTACATACTTTTGCTCAGTATCTTTGAGATTAATAATCCTGTTGCTATAGCTTTTATTTGTGCAATACTAAATTTGGTACCATACCTGGGACCAATATTTGCAGGAATTCTTATGGCATTATTTGTAATCTCCAGTAACCTGGGAGCCGATTTCCAAACGTTTATCTTGCCAAGAGTGGTATATGTAATGCTGGGATATGGAATTGCCCAGCTTATAGACAATTTCATTAGTCAGCCACTTATATTCGGCGCCAGTGTAAGATCCCATCCCCTTGAGATATTTTTAATTATCTTAATTGCGGGACTTCTGTTTGGAGTCGTGGGAATGGTAGTGGCGATTCCGTTTTATACTGCTTTAAAAGTTATTGCAAAGGAGTCACTTAGTGAATATAAGATCGTAAAAAGACTTACCCGGGATCTTTAA
- a CDS encoding THUMP-like domain-containing protein: MSPLLDFKAGLSELKNVSAIHIVAVRNEVKELLWLLETNPSEEITITAINFQKNKKQVFTSSLSKATTDAPLSLPQDYIFEPNAAVMKSGLFAEVAMATGTKKLHFNSHLYTSNEPGDFPGRTFKLIETLPYNRKALKKRDDLKKANIATRNFPKSVEAIRKELKIEDGGNSYLFFTTNMKNEKIVLICEKI; this comes from the coding sequence ATGTCTCCTTTACTTGATTTTAAAGCCGGATTATCTGAATTAAAGAATGTTTCAGCAATACATATTGTGGCGGTGAGAAACGAGGTGAAAGAGCTGCTCTGGCTTTTGGAAACAAATCCTTCAGAAGAAATAACTATAACAGCAATCAATTTTCAGAAAAATAAAAAACAGGTTTTCACTTCTTCTTTGTCTAAAGCCACTACTGATGCCCCATTAAGTTTGCCTCAGGATTATATTTTTGAACCCAATGCAGCGGTTATGAAGAGCGGATTATTTGCTGAAGTGGCTATGGCTACGGGAACGAAAAAACTGCATTTTAATTCTCATCTGTACACCTCAAATGAACCTGGAGATTTTCCCGGTAGAACATTTAAACTCATTGAAACTTTACCCTACAACAGAAAAGCACTCAAAAAGAGAGATGATCTAAAAAAGGCTAATATCGCTACCAGGAACTTTCCAAAATCGGTTGAAGCTATCAGGAAGGAATTGAAAATAGAAGACGGGGGAAATAGCTATTTGTTCTTCACTACTAATATGAAGAATGAGAAAATCGTTCTTATTTGTGAGAAAATTTAG